A genomic window from Bos javanicus breed banteng chromosome 13, ARS-OSU_banteng_1.0, whole genome shotgun sequence includes:
- the LOC133259775 gene encoding antileukoproteinase-like isoform X2 yields the protein MKSSSLIVFLVIFAFGFLMPWAVEGAPKGKGKPGVCPFVRPVLCFAYEPPECQSDWECPKRKKCCQGLCGIKCTDPVDTSKPGKVTPGKCPVVTGRCERRNPVDDCQNDSHCLNGFKCCSGPCGNSCVLPVKDSTFPGQIH from the exons ATGAAGTCCAGCAGCCTTATCGTCTTCCTGGTGATATTTGCCTTTGGATTCCTGATGCCCTGGGCTGTGGAAGGTGCTCCCAAAG GAAAAGGTAAACCTGGCGTCTGTCCTTTTGTAcgccctgtgctgtgctttgcaTATGAACCTCCTGAATGCCAGAGTGACTGGGAGTGTCCGAAGAGGAAGAAATGCTGCCAGGGTCTTTGTGGCATCAAATGCACGGATCCTGTAGACACGTCAAAGCCAG GTAAAGTCACTCCTGGGAAGTGTCCAGTGGTCACCGGCCGCTGTGAGAGGCGAAACCCTGTAGACGACTGCCAGAATGACAGCCACTGCCTGAATGGTTTCAAGTGCTGCAGCGGTCCGTGTGGGAATTCATGTGTCCTGCCGGTGAAAG ATTCAACCTTTCCAGGTCAAATACATTAG